The following are encoded in a window of bacterium genomic DNA:
- a CDS encoding extracellular solute-binding protein, with protein sequence MLFSKQKLIIALIGLLVTVLIGALVAFFGSSKKPTTQGSTPPAMLQVWGVFDTSDMIAPLTRAFHERYKHLDASYHLYTIEEYENVLLNALASGKGPDVYMVNNTWLPRYIERLKPASPLALDIKTFRDAFVDIAYEDLVANQKIYGVPLHVDTLALFYNKDYLASAGIALPPSTWEEFLAATKLLTRRDEKGNIQRAGAALGTAKNINRSFDILSLLMMQQGAHMVSDDLTRATFDAPLAIGNESFFPGERALTFYTDFANPRKQVYSWNALQDFSLDAFFQGKAAMMVNYSRVIPLIESRAPYLKWNIAPMPQIASRDTDINFGNYWALVVSSTSKYPEQSWQFLKFMTERDNAKRYADNARRPVARRDLVDVQKADEKLGVFAVQSLTARSWYQADNRAIEELFADMIESVVKGSDSAKDAIVKAARQVGVLMRKQ encoded by the coding sequence ATGCTTTTTAGCAAACAAAAACTCATTATAGCGCTCATTGGCCTGTTGGTGACGGTGCTTATCGGGGCACTTGTTGCCTTTTTTGGTTCTTCAAAAAAGCCGACAACCCAAGGCTCTACGCCCCCGGCGATGTTACAGGTTTGGGGGGTTTTTGACACGTCGGACATGATAGCTCCTCTTACCCGCGCGTTCCACGAACGGTATAAACATCTGGACGCCTCTTACCACCTGTACACTATTGAAGAGTATGAGAATGTCCTGCTCAATGCCCTGGCTTCGGGCAAGGGACCCGATGTGTACATGGTGAACAATACCTGGCTCCCGCGGTATATTGAACGATTAAAGCCCGCCTCTCCTTTGGCGCTAGACATAAAAACATTTCGCGACGCATTCGTGGACATTGCCTATGAAGATTTGGTGGCGAACCAAAAAATTTATGGGGTGCCCCTGCACGTCGACACGCTTGCGCTTTTTTACAACAAAGATTACCTCGCCTCCGCAGGCATTGCGCTTCCCCCTTCAACCTGGGAAGAATTTTTAGCTGCCACAAAGCTTTTAACGCGCAGAGACGAGAAGGGGAACATTCAGCGTGCGGGCGCCGCACTAGGGACGGCAAAGAACATCAACCGGTCTTTCGATATTCTTTCGCTTCTTATGATGCAGCAGGGGGCGCATATGGTGAGCGATGACCTGACGCGCGCGACGTTCGACGCGCCGCTTGCTATCGGAAATGAATCGTTTTTTCCGGGCGAGAGGGCGCTAACCTTTTACACCGACTTTGCCAATCCCCGAAAACAGGTATACAGCTGGAATGCTCTGCAGGATTTTTCCCTGGATGCGTTTTTTCAGGGAAAAGCGGCAATGATGGTGAATTATTCCCGCGTCATCCCGCTCATTGAATCGCGCGCGCCGTATCTGAAATGGAACATCGCTCCAATGCCGCAGATCGCTTCCCGGGATACGGACATCAACTTCGGGAACTATTGGGCGCTTGTCGTGTCCTCAACTTCCAAATATCCGGAACAATCATGGCAATTCCTGAAATTCATGACCGAGCGGGATAACGCCAAACGCTATGCCGACAACGCGCGCCGCCCCGTAGCCCGGCGGGATTTGGTGGATGTGCAAAAGGCAGACGAAAAGCTCGGGGTCTTCGCGGTGCAATCGCTTACCGCGCGTAGCTGGTACCAGGCGGATAACCGCGCCATTGAGGAACTGTTTGCCGATATGATAGAATCGGTAGTGAAGGGGTCCGACAGCGCGAAAGACGCTATCGTGAAAGCCGCGCGCCAAGTGGGGGTGTTGATGAGAAAACAATAA
- a CDS encoding class I SAM-dependent methyltransferase, producing MESSFLNPSRIVESLHLEEGMKVAEFGSGTGMFSLAIAEKLGAEGKVYALDVQKETLEALRAKARAEGVFNIEIVWADLEREGSTKIPDEALDMVFLPNVLFQSQKKAEILKEAHRITKPGGTVVVIDWLPKKAIFGASMGWLETPEKMQGIAEGIGLTFVDVLQTGSAYHYGLLFRK from the coding sequence ATGGAATCTTCTTTCTTAAATCCATCCCGCATTGTAGAATCCCTTCATCTTGAAGAAGGCATGAAAGTTGCCGAATTCGGGAGCGGCACGGGAATGTTTTCACTTGCCATTGCCGAGAAGCTCGGTGCAGAGGGCAAGGTATATGCTTTGGATGTGCAGAAGGAGACGCTTGAAGCGCTTCGCGCCAAAGCCCGCGCGGAGGGTGTCTTTAATATAGAAATCGTTTGGGCGGACTTGGAAAGAGAAGGGTCAACGAAGATACCGGACGAGGCGCTGGATATGGTGTTTCTGCCAAACGTTCTTTTCCAGTCCCAGAAGAAAGCAGAAATCCTTAAAGAAGCCCATCGCATAACCAAACCCGGAGGCACTGTTGTTGTCATTGACTGGCTTCCCAAAAAGGCCATTTTTGGTGCATCCATGGGGTGGCTGGAAACTCCCGAAAAAATGCAAGGTATTGCTGAAGGCATAGGTCTTACGTTCGTCGATGTACTACAGACGGGTTCGGCGTACCATTACGGATTATTGTTTCGCAAGTAG